A window of Ranitomeya variabilis isolate aRanVar5 chromosome 2, aRanVar5.hap1, whole genome shotgun sequence contains these coding sequences:
- the CA7 gene encoding carbonic anhydrase 7, protein MTGQHCWGYGEEDGPSEWYRYFPIAQGNRQSPINIVASQAVFNPSLKPLVVSYDQCTSIDMSNNGHSVTVEFDDNDDKTVITGGPLNDSYRLKQFHFHWGTQHNEGSEHTVDGKSYPCELHLVHWNAKSFLSFGEAAAASDGLVVIGVFLDIGQKHPGLDRLTDALYMVRFRGTKAQFNSFNPKCLLPSSLEYWTYPGSLTTPPLNESVTWIVLKEPITVSEKQMERFRKTLLFNGEDEDERVHMVNNFRPPQPLNGRKVQASFKC, encoded by the exons ATGACCGGCCAACACTGCTGGGGATACGGAGAGGAGGACG GTCCCTCCGAGTGGTACCGATACTTCCCCATCGCCCAGGGCAATCGTCAGTCTCCTATTAATATAGTCGCCAGTCAGGCCGTCTTCAATCCCAGCCTGAAGCCTCTGGTGGTGTCCTATGATCAGTGCACGTCCATCGACATGTCCAACAACGGGCACTCGGTCACGGTGGAGTTTGACGACAATGACGATAAGACAG TGATCACCGGAGGACCACTGAATGATTCCTATCGCCTCAAGCAGTTCCACTTCCACTGGGGAACCCAACACAATGAAGGATCTGAGCACACGGTGGACGGCAAGTCTTACCCCTGCGAG CTTCACCTGGTTCATTGGAATGCAAAATCCTTCCTCAGTtttggagaggcggcagctgcatcGGACGGACTCGTGGTTATCGGGGTCTTCTTGGAC ATTGGGCAGAAGCATCCGGGACTGGACCGACTGACAGACGCCTTGTACATGGTCAGATTTAGG GGAACCAAAGCGCAATTTAACAGCTTCAATCCAAAATGTCTGCTGCCATCCAGCCTGGAATACTGGACGTACCCAGGCTCTCTTACCACTCCGCCCCTGAATGAAAGTGTCACGTGGATTGTCCTGAAAGAGCCGATAACAGTTTCAGAAAAGCAG ATGGAGAGATTCAGGAAGACCCTCCTGTTTAACGGAGAAGATGAGGACGAGAGGGTCCACATGGTGAACAACTTCCGGCCTCCGCAGCCTCTGAATGGGAGAAAAGTACAAGCCTCCTTCAAGTGTTGA